The genomic DNA AGGACTACGACTGCCACTACATGCTGGTGGATCTGCACGCGATCACCGTGCGCCAGGATCCGGCCACCCTCCGCGAGCGCTGCTACGAGTTCCTGGCGCTGTACATCGCCTGCGGGCTCGATCCGAAAGACAACGTGCTGTTCGTGCAGAGCCACGTGCCGGCGCATTCGCAGCTCGGCTGGATCCTGAACTGCTACACGCAGTTCGGCGAGCTCGGGCGGATGACCCAGTTCAAGGACAAGAGCGCCAAGCATGCCGACAACATCAACGCCGGCCTGTTCGGCTATCCGGTGCTGATGGCGGCGGACATCCTGCTTTATGACGCGGCGCAAGTGCCGGTCGGCGACGATCAGAAGCAGCACCTGGAACTGACGCGCGACATCGCCAATCGCTTCAACAACATCTACGCCAATATCGACAAACCGGTCTTCACCGTGCCGGAGCCGATGATCCCGCCGGTCGGCGCGCGAATCATGGGTCTGCAGGATCCGACCGGAAAGATGTCGAAGTCCGACGACGCCGAAACCAACGCGTTGTACCTGCTCGACTCGCCGGACGTGATCGTCCGCAAGATCAAGCGTGCGGTCACCGACATGGATGGCGTCGTCCGCTTCGACATCGCCGCGAAGCCTGGCGTGTCGAATCTGCTGTCGATTCTTGCAGCGACCACCGGCAAGACCGTGACCGCGCTTGAAGCGGAATTCGAAGGCAAGCAATACGGTGCGTTCAAGGGCGCGGTAGCCGATGCGGTCGTCGAATGCCTGAAGCCGGTCCAGGCGAAATACGCCGAACTGCGCGAAGACCGTGATGGCCTGCGTGCGGTACTGAAGGACGGCGCCGAACGCGCCAGCGCCCGCGCCAATGCCACCCTGAAGCGCGTGCACGATGTGCTTGGCCTGATCCCGGCGTGAGCGGAGAGGAAGCCACCGAGCCTGCCGTCGACGCAGCGGTTCCGGCCGCCGAGGCGCGCGGCCCGCTGGTCAATGGCGAGCGGATGGCGCAGATGCCGAGCGATCTGTACATCCCGCCGGATGCGCTGGAAGTCTTTCTCGAAACCTTCGAAGGTCCGCTCGATCTGCTGCTATACCTGATCCGCAAGCAGAACCTGGACATCCTCGATATCCCGGTGCTGAAGATCACCCAGCAGTACATGGAATACATCCGCCTGATGCGCGAGCTGCGCCTGGAACTGGCGGCCGAGTATCTGGTGATGGCCGCCTGGCTGGCCGAGATCAAGTCGCGCATCCTGCTGCCCAAGCCGCCCGCGCATGACGATGAAACCGGTGGCGATCCGCGCATGGAACTGGTGCGCCGCCTGCAGGAATACGAGCGCTTCAAGACTGCCGCCGAAGCGCTGGACGCACTGCCGAGAGTCGGCCGCGAGATCGCCGTGGTGCAGGCGCGGCCGGACAAGGTCGACGTCGTCGTGCTGCCACCGGCGCCGGGTCTGCGCGAGCTGATGCTGGCGTTCCGCGAAGTGCTGCTGCGAGCCGAGCTGTTCACCCGCCACACCATCGCTCGCGAGCCGCTGAGCGTCCGCGAGCGGATGAGCCATGTGCTTGATTGCGTGCGCAACGGCCCGATCCGCTTCGTCGATCTGGTCGATCCGGCGGAGGGGCGGGCAGGGGTGGTCGTCTGCCTGCTGGCGATCCTGGAACTGGCGAAGTCGTCGATGCTGGAGATCACCCAGTCCGGCCCGTTCGCGCTGGTGACCATCGCCGCGGCCGGCGCGGGTGAAGCGGCGCTGGCCGAGGACGCATGAGCGCCGCATCAGCACTGCAACTCGAAAACGTCGCCAAGGGTTTCGGCAGCAAGGCCGCCGTTGCCGGCCTGAACCTGCGGCTCGAAGCGGGACAGTTCTACGCGCTGCTCGGTGCCAACGGCGCCGGCAAGACCACCACGCTGCGGATGATCGCTGGCCTGCTGCAGCCGGACGCCGGCAGCATCCGCGTGTTCGGCCATGATCTGGCCCGCGAGCCGATGGCCGCCAAGCAGCAGCTGGCCTTCCTGCCCGATGAGCCGATGCTCTACGGCAAGCTGCGCTGCACGGAGTATCTGGAGTTCGTCGCCGGCCTCTGGGGCGTCGATGGCCGGACCGCCGAGCGCAAGGGCGAAGACCTGCTGCGCTGGCTCGATCTCTGGGATGCGCGCGCCAACTACTGCGAAAACCTGTCGCGCGGCATGCAGCAGAAGCTGACCCTGGCCGGCGCGCTGATCCACGAGCCGAAGCTGCTGATTCTCGACGAGCCGCTGACCGGCCTCGATGCCGCCGCCGCGCGCAAGGTCAAGGACTTCCTCGCCGGCCTGGTGCGCGATGGCCTGACCGTGCTGTTCACCACCCACATCCTCGAAGTGGCCGAACGCATGGCCTCGCGCATCGGCCTGATCCGCGCCGGCCAGCTGATTGCCGAAGGCACGCTGGACGAACTGCGCCAGCAGTACGGCAACGTTCACGACACGCTCGAAGACCTGTTCCTGTCGGCGACTGGCCCAGAGGCGATATGAGGTTTGCGGCCGGCGGTCTGCCGTGGCTGGTCTGGCAGGATCTGCGCCTCGCCTTTCGCGGCATGAGCCTGGGCCGTCGGCGCCTCTGGCCTTATTTGCTCTACGGCGGCTTCCTGATCGGCCTGCACGCCGTGGCCGGGCTGGTGCTGTACGCGATGCTCACGGCGCCGACCAGCTTGAGCACCGAGCGGGCGCTGCAGTTCTCCGGCGTGATGCTGCTGTCGCTGGAGTTCTTCATGCTGATGGCCGCGATGATCGGCAGCTTCCGCCTGATCCTCGCCGGCCGCGAGCTGAGCCTGCATCTGTCCAGCCCGCTGCCGTTCGAGCGGGTGCTGTGGATGCGGGTGGTATCGCTGATTGCCGGCACCTGGGCGATCTCGATCCTGCTGGTGACGCCGGTCGCCAACATGGGCGCGCTGCTCGGCGAGCCGCTGTTCCTGCTCGCCTATCCGGTCACCGTGATGATGGCGATGGTGACCCTGGCGCTGGCGCTGTTCATCATCGGGCTGGCGGTGCGGCTGTTCGGCGTCGTCCGGGCGAGGCGAGTGCTGCAGGTGGTGCAGGCACTGGTGCCGCTGGGCTTCGTCGCGGTCAGCCTGCTGTCGCGCGATCCGCAAGCGAAGTCCAGCGATGGCGGCCAAGGCATCGCCAACAGCGGTCTCGCGGCGCATGCCCATCTGGTGCGGCTGCCGGCGCTGGCGATGACCGGCGATCTCACCGCCTTGATGGGCATGAGCCTGCTCGCCGGCCTGAGTCTGGTACTCGCGACCCGTTATGCCGCGCCGGCGATCCTGCAGGCCGTGCAATCACCGGACAACGCGCCGCCGCGCCAGCGCCGTCAGCAGGCAAGCGGCGAGACCATGCCGCGCTTCCGTCCCGGTCTGCTGAGAGTAGTGATGCTCAAGGAATGGCGGACCATCGTTCGCGACCCACGGCTGGCGATCGCGCTGCTCGCGCAGCCGATGCTGATCGTCGCGTTCTTCTACGGCAATCTGTTCAAGGGCCAGTACCAGCTCGCCGCGGCTGTCGCCGCCACTACCTTCTTCGCCGGCCAGCTCAGCCAGTACATCTCGAACCTGATGATCAGCGCCGAGGAAGCCCCGGCGCTGCTCGGTGCTTCACCTCGCTCCCGGGGCCAGCTGATCGCCTACAAGTGCATTGCCGCACTTGCCCCGGTGTTGCTGCTGATGCTGCTGGCCTCGCTCTGGGCGATGGCGCAGAACCTGTGGATGGGCATCGTCTGCCTGCTGTGCAGTTTCGGCGCTGGCTTCTGTGCCTGCGCGGTGGAAGTGGCAAGGCCGTATCCATCGCCGCGGCGCTCGTTCGTGCAGGTTTCGGCGGCGCGCCGCTCGCGCGATCCGCTCGATATCGTCAGCGTCCTGGCCATGCAATTCGGCTGGACGGCCGCCGCCTGGTTTCTCGCCAACGGCAATCTCTGGGGCGCCGGCATCGTGCTGCTGGTGCTGCTGGTGCCGTTCTTCGAATGGTGGCGCGACGCCAATCGGCAGAATTTGCTGGGATACTAGGGTCTGTTCACAATCACTTTGATCGCTGCGTTGCGAGTCAAAAAGCCGCCGGGCGAGGCGCGAACCGCAGGCCATAGCCACCTATGGTCAAGGTTCGCAACGAAGTCCCGGCGGTTTTTTGGCCGCAACCCGAAGGGGCGGGATCGTTTTTGCCCATTGCTGCCTTACTCGTCGCGCCAATGGGTCGGCCATTGGCCGCTCCTCGTTCGTTGCACTGGGCAAAAACGACCTCCGCCGCAGTGACCAAAGTGATTGTGAACAGACCCGTGTCCCTGATGAACCACCCGCCGTGAGGCGGCAAGCGCGCAGCCACTGCTGGGCGATCACCGATGTATCCGAAGGACTGAAAGCGTGAACGAAGAAGAGCAGGAAAACCGCATGGTCGAGACCTCGGCCGATACCTCACCGGCCGTCGATCTCGGTGCCGTCAGCTTGATCATCGAAGCGCTGCTGCTGGCTTCCGACGGCGCGCTGTCGATGGATCAGCTGGTGCGCTTCGTCGGCTCCGAGTTCAACCTCGGCAAGCGCGAACTGCGCGAAGCGCTGGCCCTGGTCGACAGCCGCTTCTCCGGCACCGCCAGCGAGCTGAAGGAAGTGGCCAGCGGCTGGCGTGTGCAGGTGCGGCCGGAATACGCCGAATGGGTCGCGCGCCTGTGGCAGGAAAAGCCGCCGAAGTATTCGCGCGCCCTGCTCGAAACCCTGGCGCTGATCGTCTATCGCCAGCCGATCACGCGCGGCGAGATCGAGGACGTGCGCGGTGTCGCCGTGTCCTCGAACATCCTGCGCACGCTCTCGGAGCGCGGCTGGATCCGCGAACTGGGCCACAAGGACGTGCCGGGCCGCCCGGCGCTGTTCGGAACCACGTCGCAGTTCCTCGACGACTTCAACCTGCGCACGCTCGACCAGCTGCCGGCGCTGCCGGACGTCAAGGATCTCGAACAGCTGGAAGCCGCACTGGCCAAGCTCGGTGCCGGCGCCGGTGCCGCGGCGCTGCCGCGTCCGGGCGAAGAAGAGGCCGACAGCGACGAGGAGTCTGACGGCGGCTCCGATGGTGACGATGCGCCAGCCGACGTGGTGCTCCATTGAGCGGCGAACGGATTCAGAAGGTGCTGGCCGATGCCGGCCTCGCCTCGCGTCGCGCCATCGAAACGATGGTCGCCGAAGGCCGCATCAAGGTGAACGGCGAAGCGGCGACGGCGGGCCAGAAGGTGGTGGCCGGCGATCGCATCACCATCGACGGCCGCATGGTTCGCCATTCGTACGCGAAGGAAGCGACCCGCGTGCTGCTGTACAAGAAGCGCGTCGGAGAGCTGGTCACGCGGGATGATCCCGAAGGCCGCAAGACGGTGTTCAAGAAGCTGCCGAAGCTCGACAACGGCCGCTGGATCGCCGTCGGCCGTCTCGATCTGAACACCTCCGGCCTGCTGCTGATGACCAACGACGGCGAGTTGGCCCGTCGCCTGACCCATCCAAGCTACGAGATGGAGCGCGAGTACGCCGTGCGCGTGCTCGGCACCATCACCAAGGAAACGCTCGACAAGCTACGCAAGGGCGTCGAGCTGGAAGACGGCCCGGCGCACTTCGACAAGATCGAGCCCGGCGAGCGCATCGCCCCCGAACTCGATGACGATGGTGACGACGAAGGCCGGACCGGCTCGGCGAATACCTGGTGGAAGGTCACCCTGAAGGAAGGCCGCAACCGCGAAGTGCGGCGCCTGTTCGATTCGCAGGATTTGAAAGTCAGCCGCCTGATCCGCGTCCGCTATGGCCCGATCCTGCTTGGTCGTGGCGTCAAGTCCAGCGGCTTCCGCGATCTCGATCGTGACGAGCTGAGCGCGCTGCGTGCAGCGGTCGGCTTCGAAGCGCCGAAGAAGGCGAAAGAGCCGCGTGAGCGGCGTTCACGGCCCGGTGCCGAAGAGCGAAAGATCGGCGACGTGCCGCGTCGCGACGCGATCAAGAAGATCGATCGCAAGGCCAAGCCGGAAGGCTGGACCGGCTACAAGCCGCGCAAGCCGGAGTAGAAAATCGGGGCAGGCCCGTAGGGTGGGCAGGCTGCATCTGCCCACCATGCTCCGCAGTTGAACGATCTCGAATCGGTGGGCAGATACGACCTGCCCACCCTACGTCGCTTGCAGCCAGCGATGCAGAAGTTCAGGCGGCCGGCTTCGCCCCGCCCAGCGCGGCCACCAGATCACCAACCAGCAGACTCAGCTCGCCGGTCATCAAGGTGAAATCGGTATCGAAGGCGTCGGCGTCGTTCTTCTTCGCGGCGGCATCGTCTTCGCTGATGTCGATGAAGCGGATGCGCTTGATCGCCAGCTTGTCGGTCAGCACCAGGGTCAGGCGCTCGCGCCAGCCCAGGCCGACGCGGGTGACGATCTTGCCGCCGTTGATCAGGCTTTTCAGCTCCGGGCCATCGAGACTGTGGCGGGCGTAGCGCACCGCGGCCTTGGTCGGGTTGTCGGCCAGCAGTTCGCAGTCGTCCTGGACCAGGAACATCGGCGGTGACGAACCCGTCGCCAGCCAGGCGGTCATCGCCGCGGACGGTGCTTCCTTCGTATCCAGAGGCACGGCCGGTAGGTCACCGAGATCGGCACGCAGTACGGTGCCGAGGTCTTCGGCGAGCTTTGGCGAGGAACTGTCGACGATGAACCAGCCGTGCTCGAAATCGATCCAGGCGCGGACCGTGCGGCTGCGGATGAAGGCGCGCGGCCGCAGCTCGTCGATGACCAGATCCTTCAAGTCACGCAGCTGCTTGCGGCCCGGCGCGAAGCCCTGCTGCTGTTCGAGCGCGGCGGCCTTTTCCTTGAGCACCTGATTGACCACCGAGCCTGGCAGCATGCGCTGCTCGATGCCAAGGGCGATCAGCAACTGCTTGCCCTGCGAGTAGACCAGGCCAGCGCCCGGCGCCGGCGGCACCCAGCCCTGGCTCTGCATGCTGGCGCTGTTGACCGGGATCAGCGGGTGCTTGGCCAGCGCTTCTTCCACCTGCGCCGCCGTCATTCGCCAGCCCGGCGCCAGCGAGTACACCGTCAAATTCTTGAACCAGATCGACATCGGATGGAGGCAGGTCAGCGTGGGGCGCAAGAGGGTAGCGGAGGCGGGCGCCGGTCGCTAGCAGTGGGTCTGTTCACGATCGCTTTGATCGCTGCGTTGCAGGTCAAAAGCGCGCCGGGCGAGGCGCGAACCGCAGGCCATAGCCACCTATGGTCAAGGTTCGCAACGAAGTCCCGGCGCGCTTTTGGCCGCAACCCTTCGGGGCGGGGCCATTTCTGCGCATTGCTGCCTCTCTCGTCGCGCCAATGGTCGGCCATTGGCCGCTCCTCGTTCGTTGCACTGCGCAGAAATGACCTCCGCCGCAGCGAGCAAAGTGATCGTGAACAGACCCAGCGCTCAGCGCAGCTTCTTCAGCTTGTAGAGCAGCTCCAGCGCCTCACGCGGGCTCAATGCGTCGGGATCGGTCTTGTCGAGCAGGCTCAGCGCTTTCGATTCGGCCGGCGCGAACAGCGCGAGCTGAGGCGGTTCCGGTTTGCGCGCGGCGGGCAGGGCTTTCGCGGGTGCGGCTTCGGCCTGCTTTTCCAGCGCGTTGAGGATGGTCCTTGCGCGTGCGATCACCGGTCCCGGCACGCCGGCCAGTGCCGCCACCTGCAGGCCGTAGGAACGGTTCGCCGGCCCCGGCTGCACCTTGTGCAGGAACACCAGTTGTTCGCCGGCCGCCGATGAATATTCGGCGGCGTCGAGGTGGACGTTGACCACCGCCGGCAGCTCGTCGGCGAGCGCGGTCAGTTCGAAATAATGGGTTGCGAACAGGGTCCAGGCTTTCGAGGTCGTCGCCAGGTATTCGGCGCAGGCGCGGGCGAGGGCGAGGCCGTCATAGGTCGACGTGCCGCGGCCGACTTCGTCCATCAGCACCAGGCTTTGCGCGGTGGCGTTGTGCAGGATATTCGCGGTTTCCGACATCTCGACCATGAACGTCGACTGCGCGCGCGCCAGATCGTCGGCAGCGCCGATGCGGGTGAAGATGCGATCGACCGGGCCGATCACCGCGCTCTCCGCCGGCACGAAACTGCCGGCGTGGGCAAGCAGCACGATCAGCGCCGTCTGGCGCATGTAGGTGCTCTTGCCGCCCATGTTCGGGCCGGTGATCAGCAGCAGGCGGCGGCTGTCGTCGAGCAGGCTGTCGTTCGGCACGAATGGCGTGTCCAGCGTGGTTTCAACCACCGGATGCCGGCCGCCGCTGATCCGGATGCCGGCGCTTTCGACGAGTGCGGGCCGTGTCCAGCGCATCGCTTCGGCGCGCTCGGCGTAACTACCCAGCACGTCGAGTTCGGCGATCGCGGCGGCCGTGGCCTGCAGCGGCACGAGATCGGCGGCAACCCGATCGAGGAGCGCCTCGTAAAGCTGCTTCTCGCGGGCCAGCGATTTGTCGCGGGCGCCGAGCACCTGATCCTCGAAGCGCTTCAGCTCCTCGGTGATGTAGCGCTCGGCATTGGTCAGGGTCTGGCGGCGCAGGTAGTCGGCTGGCACCTTCGCCGAGTGCAGCTTCGATACCTCGATGAAATAGCCCTGCACCCGGTTGTAGCCGACCTTCAGGCCATCGATGCCGGAACGCGCCCGCTCGCGGCTTTCGAGATCGAGCAGGAAGCCGTCGGCATTGGTCGACAGATTGCGCAGCTCGTCGAGCGAGGCGTCGAAGCCCGGGCGGAACACGCCGCCGTCACGGGCCAGCAGCGGCGGCTCGTCGACGATCGCGCGCGCCAGTTCGGCGGCGAGGGAAGGGTGATCGCCGAGCCGTTCGGCCAGCGATCTCGGCAGCGGCGCATCGACGGTCGCGAAGGTTTGCGCCAAGGCCGGCAGCCCGGCCAGCGACGCGCCCAGCCCGGCCAGATCGCGCGGCCTTGCCGAGCGCAAGGACACGCGCGCCAGGATGCGTTCGATATCGGCAATCGGTCGCAGCGCTTCGCGCAAGGTTCGATAGCTGCCATCGTCGATCAGCATCGCCACTGCGTCATGGCGGGCACCCACCGTTTCGCGATCGCGCAGCGGCCGCGACAGCCAGCGCCGCATCTGCCGGCTGCCCATGCTGGTCACGCAGGCGTCGAGCACCGCGACCAGGGTGTGCGGCGCGGAGCCGGACAGTGAGTGCTCGATCTCCAGATTGCGCCGCGTCGACGGATCGAGGATCAGCGCTTCGTCGATCGTTTCGACCCGCAAGCCAGTCAGATGCGCGACCTTGGCCTTCTGGGTTTCCTGCACGTACTGCAGCAGCGCGCCGGCAGCACCCAAGGCCGGGCCGAGTTCATCGGCGCCAAAGCCACGCAGATCGCGAGTGCCGAACTGCTCGGTCAGCAGACGGCGGGCAGACGAGGTATCGAAATGCCAGACCGGCCGAGCCCGGCCGTGCAAGCCGCCAAGTTCGTAGGCCGAGTCTTCCGGCGTCAGCAGTTCGGAAGCACGCAGGCGATGCAGCTCGGCGCGCCAGTCGCCGGCGCTTTCGGTTTCCAGCACCGAGAAGCGTCCGGACGACAGCTCCAGCCAGGCCAGTCCGAACTTGCCGCCGCTGATGCAGGCCGCCGCGAGCAGATTCTGGGCACGCGAATCGAGCAGCGAATCCTCAGTCGCGGTGCCCGGCGTGACCACGCGGACCACTTCGCGGCGCACCGGCCCTTTCTCGAGTCCGACTTCGCCTACCTGCTCGACAATCGCTGCCGATTCGCCCTGACGGATCAGCCGGCCGAGATAGTTCTCGAGCTGGTGATAAGGCACGCCCGCCATCGCGATCGGCGCGCCATTCGATTCGCCACGCTTGGTCAGCGTGATGTTCAGCAGCTTCGAGGCCTTGCGCGCATCCTCGTAGAACAGCTCGTAGAAATCGCCCATCCGATACAGCACCAGCGTGTCCGGATACTGCGACTTGATCGCCAGGTACTGCTGCATCATCGGCGTGTGTTCGCCGGGTTTCGCGCTACTCATGAGCCGGGCAGGGTCTTGTGGGCGATCTTGAGACTGCGGGCTGCTTTCAGCAGCGTTTTGTCGAGTGTCACCAGGGTCGCTTCACGATTGCGAGCGATGGCCAGATGCAGGGCATCGCTGCTGCGCAGGCCGCTTTTCCAGTCGCGAAGCAAGCCACTAGCCAGCTCGAAATCGGCGGCAGTGGGTAGCACGACGAGAAAGGTTTCGGCACGGGCGGTGGCAAAGCGTTCAAGGATGGCGTCCTGCATGGCAGCAGCCAGTTGACCGGAACGGATCTTGAAGCTGATCGCGCTGTGAAACTCGGTAGCGGTCCATTGACTGATCGTGAAGCTTTCGAAATCGTGACGGGAGAAAAACGCCTCCACAGCTGTCGAGGAGGCTTCGGTCGTGAAGTAGGAAAGCAGGAAACTGGTATCGAAATACAGCATCGGCCCGCTCAGTAACGCTCTTCGTCACGCATCTGGCGGATCACTTCACCGGCCGGGGTCCGGGCCATCGGCATCTGGGCGCGAAACTCGGCCAGCGACGGCAGGGGCTTGCGTTTCTTCGTACCTTCGGCAGTCAGGCGGGCCACCGCCTTGCCGCGCCGGGTGATCACCACTTCCTCGCCGGCCTCGACGCGATCGAGTATTTCGCTCAAGTGGCTCTTGGCTTCTGCGACGCTGATGTTGATGCTGTTGTCCACGAGCGATTTACCAGTTGGTCATCTCGATGGTCATCCTATCACGCCGCCTATAATTCGCCCCTCCAAAGAACACCCCCCGAAACAGATGATCTGGACCCCCTCAAGCTGGCAGTCCATGCCCGCCGTGCAGCAGCCGAACTACCCCGATGCGGGGGCACTGGAAGCCGCACTCGGCGAGCTGCGCCGCCTGCCGCCGCTGGTCACGTCCTGGGAAGTCGATGCGCTGAAATCGCGGCTGGCCGAGGCGCAAGCCGGCAAGCGTTTCGTGCTGCAGGGTGGCGACTGCGCAGAAAGCTTTGCCGACTGCGAATCCGGCCTGATCGCCAACCGGCTGAAGGTGCTGCTGCAGATGAGTCTGGTCATGGTCCACGGGCTGAAGATGCCGGTGGTGCGGGTCGGGCGCATCGCGGGCCAGTACGCCAAGCCGCGTTCGGCCGATGTCGAAACCAAGGATGGTCTGACCCTGCCGTGCTATCGCGGCGACACGGTCAATCGGCCGGAATTCACCTCCGACTCGCGCATCCCGAACCCGGCCTTGCTGCTCGAAGGCCACAAGCGTTCGGCGATGACCATCAACTTCGTCCGTGGCCTGATCGACGGCGGCTTTGCCGACCTGCATCACCCTGAATACTGGGATCTCGATTGGGTGCATCACGCCCCGCTTGCCGAGCAATACTCCAGGCGGGTCGAAGCGATCACCGAATCGGTGAAGTTCATGGAAACGCTGGCCGGCCAGCCGATCCACGATTTCAATCGCGTCGAGTTCTACACCTCGCATGAAGCGCTGCTGCTGGCTGCGGAAGCCGCACAGACCCGTCAGGTGCCACGCAAACCGGGCTGGTACAACCTGTCGACCCATCTGCCGTGGATCGGCCTGCGCACGGCGGCGGTCGATGGCGCGCACGTCGAGTACATGCGTGGCATCCGCAACCCGATTGCCGTGAAGCTCGGCGTGTCGATGAGCGCGGAGTGGGTGCAGGAGCTTTGCCGCCTGCTGAATCCGGACAAGGAACCGGGCCGCCTGAGCTTCATTCATCGTCTGGGCGCGGGCAAGGTGGAATCCGGGCTGCCGAAGATGATCGACGCGGTGCGCGCCGCGGGTCATGAAGTGCTGTGGCTCTGCGATCCGATGCACGGCAATACCCAGACCGCTGGCAACGGCCTCAAGACGCGCCGCTTCGACGACATCCTCAGCGAAGTCGAACAGTCGTTCGCGGTGCATGCGGCTTGCGGATCGCGGCTCGGCGGTGTGCATCTGGAGCTGACCGGCGAGGACGTCACCGAATGTCTCGGCGGTGCCCGCGATCTCACCGAAACCGACCTCGAACGCGCCTACCGATCGGCTGTCGATCCGCGCCTGAACTACGAACAGGCGCTGGAGTTGTCGCTGAAGATCGCGGCCCACGGTGGTCACAAGCCATAGCTTGGAAAAGCCGGGGCGCATCCCGCCGCGTTGCATGACCGAAGCCAGGAGCAGGGAAAGGATGCGCAAGAACTACGGCAAGCTCGCGGCACTCGCAGTCCTGATCATCCTGGCTGCGGCTGCCTTCTGGCTGACCCGCGAACGCCACGGCGATGAGGACTACGACTACGCTGCTGCGTTCGAATCGCTGGACCCGGCCAGCGGCGCGCCGTTGTTCCGCATTGCCGATGTCGCCGGCCACACGGAAGCCGAACTCGCCGTCGTCCTCGGCCCGCCCTGGGATTGCGAAAGCTCGCTGTACTCGCGCCGCTGCCGCTATGCGCCGGGCAGCACCGAAGTGGTGTTCATCGATGGCAAGGCCGACTGGCTGACGGTTCGCTCGCCGGGCGAAGTCGAATTCAATGCCAGCGCGCTGACCCGGATTGGTCTCACCGAGAAGAAGCCCGATCAGACCACCGCCGAGGAATTGATCTGGACGGGCCTCTCCGGCCTGCGTGAAGTGCGTGCCGTCAGCAATGGCGACGGCGTGCAGATGCTGCGCATCAAGGTGAAGTCATGAGCTTGCGGCGCGGTACGAGTGCGCTGATCGGCGCGCTGCTGTTGATCGCAAACGCTGCCACGGCCGATGAGCTGAAGCTGCTGCGGATCACGCCGGCTGGTGAGGATGTCGAAGCGGGCCAGCAGCAGATCGTGCTGGCCTTCGATCGCGCCGTGGTGCCGCTCGGTCGCATGGAGCGCAAGCCGGAAGAAGTGCCGGTGACGATCACGCCGGCGCTGCCCTGCGACTGGCGCTGGCTCGATACCACGACCCTGGCTTGCCAGTTGCCGGAAGAAGCGGCG from Nevskia ramosa DSM 11499 includes the following:
- a CDS encoding type II toxin-antitoxin system Phd/YefM family antitoxin — encoded protein: MDNSINISVAEAKSHLSEILDRVEAGEEVVITRRGKAVARLTAEGTKKRKPLPSLAEFRAQMPMARTPAGEVIRQMRDEERY
- a CDS encoding class II 3-deoxy-7-phosphoheptulonate synthase — encoded protein: MIWTPSSWQSMPAVQQPNYPDAGALEAALGELRRLPPLVTSWEVDALKSRLAEAQAGKRFVLQGGDCAESFADCESGLIANRLKVLLQMSLVMVHGLKMPVVRVGRIAGQYAKPRSADVETKDGLTLPCYRGDTVNRPEFTSDSRIPNPALLLEGHKRSAMTINFVRGLIDGGFADLHHPEYWDLDWVHHAPLAEQYSRRVEAITESVKFMETLAGQPIHDFNRVEFYTSHEALLLAAEAAQTRQVPRKPGWYNLSTHLPWIGLRTAAVDGAHVEYMRGIRNPIAVKLGVSMSAEWVQELCRLLNPDKEPGRLSFIHRLGAGKVESGLPKMIDAVRAAGHEVLWLCDPMHGNTQTAGNGLKTRRFDDILSEVEQSFAVHAACGSRLGGVHLELTGEDVTECLGGARDLTETDLERAYRSAVDPRLNYEQALELSLKIAAHGGHKP
- a CDS encoding type II toxin-antitoxin system VapC family toxin — protein: MLYFDTSFLLSYFTTEASSTAVEAFFSRHDFESFTISQWTATEFHSAISFKIRSGQLAAAMQDAILERFATARAETFLVVLPTAADFELASGLLRDWKSGLRSSDALHLAIARNREATLVTLDKTLLKAARSLKIAHKTLPGS